A single Sorex araneus isolate mSorAra2 chromosome 8, mSorAra2.pri, whole genome shotgun sequence DNA region contains:
- the FCSK gene encoding L-fucose kinase isoform X1 — translation MDPLPGVPWTVVILTCQYKDSVQVFQRELEVRQKREQIPATTLVLAVEDPETRVGSGGATLNALLVAAEHLSARAGFTVVTSDVLHAAWILILHTGRDFLFDECGRAFTCLPVEKPQAPVEAVVCNLDSLLDIMSHRLGPGSPPGVWVCSTDMLLTVPPNPGISWDGFHGARVIALPGSPAYAQDHGVYLTDPQGFVLNIYYQGSEAEIQSCAQPDGQVPLVSGIAFFSVETAERLLATHVSPPLDGCTYMGLDSGARPVQLSLFFDILLCMARDVSLQDFLLRQPQETGSGDPGTQSTLRAARTLLWKELRDQPLTMAYLPTGSYRYLTNSASDFLLSLMFLGVPAQVVHSQVEEPQLLGAGSSVLSCLLEGPVRLGPGSVLRHCHLRGPLHIGPGCLASGLDAAQSEALQGWELRDLVLRGHYVRLQDTPSQIFTLMGRLDSGERRPGTYLNMAWSEFFRKTGVREQDLWDPSVPPAERSLLSARLFPVHHSSKALGPRDMLWMLEPPDDGGEALQTWRVSQRLSWEQLQACLDRTATLASRRALFFRQALQKARHMLEAQQDRSLRPLIRAAVGEGCPGPLLAMLDQVAAGVGDAGVAARALACVADVLGCMAEGHGGLRSGPAANPEWLQPFWTLERGDLAAGVAALARERDKWLSRPALLVRAARHYEGAGQILIRQAVMSAQRFVSTEPVEMPASGQWVVAECPARVDFSGGWSDTPPLAYELGGAVLGLAVRVDGRRPIGARARRIPEPELRLAVGPRRDEMTLRIVCRSLEDLRDHCQPHAPGALLKAAFVCAGIVHPSSGLPLSDQLLRAFGGGFELHTWSELPHGSGLGTSSILAGAALAAVQRAAGRAVGAEALVHAVLHLEQVLTTGGGWQDQVGGLMPGIKVGRSRARLPLKVEVEELVVPEGFVQTLNDHLLLVYTGKTRLARNLLQDVLRSWYARLPAVVQNAHSLVQHTERCAEAFRQGSLPLLGQCLATYWEQKKLMAPGCEPRAVRRLMDVLAPHVHGQSLAGAGGGGFLYLLTKEPRQKDALEAVLAKAEGLGNYSVHLVEVDTQGLSLQLPGSEASP, via the exons ATGGACCCGCTGCCAGGTGTCCCCTGGACCGTCGTCATCCTCACGTGCCAGTACAAGGACAGCGTCCAGGTCTTCCAGAGAG AGCTGGAGGTGCGGCAGAAACGGGAGCAGATCCCTGCCACAACGCTGGTGCTGGCCGTGGAGGACCCCGAAACCCGCGTGGGCAGTGGAGGCGCCACCCTCAACGCCCTGCTGGTGGCTGCTGAGCATCTGAGTGCCCGGGCGGGCTTCACG GTGGTCACGTCAGATGTCCTTCATGCGGCCTGGATTCTCATCCTGCACACG GGCCGAGACTTCCTCTTTGATGAGTGTGGCCGGGCCTTCACCTGCCTCCCTGTGGAGAAGCCCCAGGCTCCCGTGGAGGCCGTGGTCTGCAACCTGGACAGCCTGCTCGACATCATGAGCCACCGG CTGGGCCCAGGCTCCCCGCCGGGCGTGTGGGTCTGCAGCACCGACATGCTGCTGACGGTACCtccaaacccag GTATCAGCTGGGACGGCTTCCATGGAGCCAGAGTCATTGCTCTTCCTGGCAGCCCAGCCTACGCCCAGGACCACGGGGTCTATCTCACCGATCCCCAG GGCTTCGTTTTGAACATTTACTACCAGGGCTCTGAGGCAGAGATCCAAAGCTGTGCCCAGCCCGACGGGCAGGTGCCACTG GTCTCGGGCATCGCCTTCTTCTCCGTGGAGACGGCCGAGCGCCTCCTGGCCACCCACGTGAGCCCGCCCCTGGACGGCTGCACCTACATGGGCTTGGATTCCGGAGCCCGGCCGGTCCAG CTGTCTCTCTTCTTCGACATTCTGCTCTGCATGGCCCGGGATGTGAGCCTGCAGGACTTCCTGCTCAGGCAGCCCCAGGAGACGGGCAGCGGGGACCCCGGCACCCAGAGCACTCTTCGGGCCGCCCGGACCTTGCTGTGGAAAGAGCTCCGAGACCAGCCCCTCACCATGG CCTATCTCCCCACCGGCTCCTACCGCTACCTGACAAACTCAGCCAGTGACTTCCTGCTCAGCCTCATGTTCCTGGGGGTCCCCGCCCAGGTGGTGCACTCGCAGGTGGAG GAGCCGCAGCTCCTGGGGGCCGGGAGTTCCGTGCTCAGCTGCCTGCTGGAGGGCCCTGTCCGCCTGGGTCCTGGGAGCGTCCTGCGGCACTGCCACCTGCGG GGTCCCCTTCACATCGGCCCCGGCTGCCTCGCCAGCGGCCTGGACGCGGCCCAGTCGGAGGCCTTGCAAGGCTGGGAGCTGCGGGACCTGGTTCTGCGGGGCCACTATGTGCGGCTGCAGGACACCCCCAGCCAGATCTTCACCCTCATGGGCCGTCTGGACAGTGGGGAG AGACGCCCAGGCACCTACCTCAACATGGCCTGGAGTGAGTTCTTCCGGAAGACTGGTGTTCG AGAGCAGGACCTGTGGGACCCCAGCGTGCCGCCCGCAGAGCGTTCCCTCCTCAGCGCCCGCCTCTTCCCGGTGCATCACTCCTCCAAGGCCCTGGGACCCCGAGACATGCTGTGGATGCTGGAACCCCCGGATGATGGGGGCGAGGCCCTGCAGACCTGGAGGGTCTCCCAGCGCCTGTCCTGGGAGCAGCTGCAGGCGTGCCTGGACCGCACGGCCACGCTGGCCTCCCGCCGGGCCCTGTTCTTCCGCCAGGCCCTGCAGAAGGCCCGGCACATGCTGGAGGCGCAGCAGGACCGCAGCCTGCGCCCGCTGATCAGGGCCGCCGTGGGCgagggctgccctgggcccctgctGGCCATGCTGGACCAGG TTGCAGCGGGTGTGGGGGACGCTGGCGTGGCGGCCCGGGCGCTGGCCTGTGTTGCCGACGTTCTGGGCTGCATGGCGGAGGGCCACGGCGGCTTACGAAGCGGGCCGGCTGCCAACCCCGAGTGGCTGCAGCCCTTCTGGACGCTGGAGCGCGGAGACCTGGCGGCGGGCGTGGCGGCGCTGGCCCGGGAGCGCGACAAGTGGCTGAGCAG GCCAGCCCTGCTAGTGCGAGCCGCCCGCCACTACGAGGGGGCCGGGCAGATCCTGATCCGCCAGGCGGTGATGTCGGCCCAGCGCTTTGTGTCCACGGAGCCCGTGGAGATGCCGGCATCCGGGCAGTGGGTGGTGGCAGAGTGCCCGGCGCGCGTGGATTTCTCTG ggggctggagcgacacgCCGCCCCTGGCCTACGAGCTGGGGGGTGCCGTGCTGGGCCTGGCTGTGCGGGTGGACGGACGCCGGCCCATAGGGGCCCGGGCCCGGCGCATCCCAGAGCCCGAACTGCGGCTGGCGGTGGGGCCTCGGCGGGACGAGATGACCTTGCGGATCGTCTGCCGGAGCCTGGAGGACCTGCGGGATCACTGCCAGCCGCACGCTCCAG GGGCCCTGCTGAAGGCGGCCTTCGTGTGCGCGGGGATCGTGCACCCGAGCTCTGGGCTCCCGCTGAGTGACCAGCTGCTGCGCGCCTTCGGGGGTGGCTTCGAGCTGCACACCTGGTCCGAGCTGCCCCACGGCTCTGGCCTTG gcACCAGCAGCATCCTGGCGGGTGCGGCCCTGGCGGCCGTGCAGCGGGCAGCAGGTCGAGCTGTGGGCGCCGAGGCCCTGGTCCACGCGGTACTGCACCTGGAGCAGGTGCTCACCACAG gaggtggctggcAGGACCAAGTGGGTGGCCTGATGCCCGGCATCAAGGTGGGCCGCTCCCGTGCCCGGCTGCCTCTGAAGGTGGAGGTGGAAGAGCTCGTGGTGCCCGAGGGCTTTGTCCAGACGCTCAACGACCACCTGCTCCTGGTGTACACCGGCAAGACCCGCCTGGCACGCAACCTGCTGCAG GATGTGCTGAGGAGCTGGTATGCCCGGCTGCCCGCCGTCGTCCAGAATGCCCACAGCCTGGTGCAGCACACGGAGCGGTGTGCCGAGGCCTTCCGCCAAG GGAGCCTGCCACTGCTCGGCCAGTGCCTGGCCACATACTGGGAGCAGAAGAAACTCATGGCTCCAGGCTGCGAGCCGCGTGCTGTGCGGAGACTCATGGATGTCCTGGCGCCCCACGTGCACGGCCAGAGCCTGGCGGGGGCGGGTGGCGGGGGCTTCCTCTACCTGCTGACCAAGGAGCCACGGCAGAAGGACGCTCTAGAGGCCGTGCTGGCCAAGGCTGAG GGCCTGGGGAACTACAGCGTCCACCTGGTGGAAGTGGACACTCAGGGCCTGAGCCTGCAGCTGCCGGGGAGTGAGGCGTCACCCTGA
- the FCSK gene encoding L-fucose kinase isoform X2, with product MLLTVPPNPGISWDGFHGARVIALPGSPAYAQDHGVYLTDPQGFVLNIYYQGSEAEIQSCAQPDGQVPLVSGIAFFSVETAERLLATHVSPPLDGCTYMGLDSGARPVQLSLFFDILLCMARDVSLQDFLLRQPQETGSGDPGTQSTLRAARTLLWKELRDQPLTMAYLPTGSYRYLTNSASDFLLSLMFLGVPAQVVHSQVEEPQLLGAGSSVLSCLLEGPVRLGPGSVLRHCHLRGPLHIGPGCLASGLDAAQSEALQGWELRDLVLRGHYVRLQDTPSQIFTLMGRLDSGERRPGTYLNMAWSEFFRKTGVREQDLWDPSVPPAERSLLSARLFPVHHSSKALGPRDMLWMLEPPDDGGEALQTWRVSQRLSWEQLQACLDRTATLASRRALFFRQALQKARHMLEAQQDRSLRPLIRAAVGEGCPGPLLAMLDQVAAGVGDAGVAARALACVADVLGCMAEGHGGLRSGPAANPEWLQPFWTLERGDLAAGVAALARERDKWLSRPALLVRAARHYEGAGQILIRQAVMSAQRFVSTEPVEMPASGQWVVAECPARVDFSGGWSDTPPLAYELGGAVLGLAVRVDGRRPIGARARRIPEPELRLAVGPRRDEMTLRIVCRSLEDLRDHCQPHAPGALLKAAFVCAGIVHPSSGLPLSDQLLRAFGGGFELHTWSELPHGSGLGTSSILAGAALAAVQRAAGRAVGAEALVHAVLHLEQVLTTGGGWQDQVGGLMPGIKVGRSRARLPLKVEVEELVVPEGFVQTLNDHLLLVYTGKTRLARNLLQDVLRSWYARLPAVVQNAHSLVQHTERCAEAFRQGSLPLLGQCLATYWEQKKLMAPGCEPRAVRRLMDVLAPHVHGQSLAGAGGGGFLYLLTKEPRQKDALEAVLAKAEGLGNYSVHLVEVDTQGLSLQLPGSEASP from the exons ATGCTGCTGACGGTACCtccaaacccag GTATCAGCTGGGACGGCTTCCATGGAGCCAGAGTCATTGCTCTTCCTGGCAGCCCAGCCTACGCCCAGGACCACGGGGTCTATCTCACCGATCCCCAG GGCTTCGTTTTGAACATTTACTACCAGGGCTCTGAGGCAGAGATCCAAAGCTGTGCCCAGCCCGACGGGCAGGTGCCACTG GTCTCGGGCATCGCCTTCTTCTCCGTGGAGACGGCCGAGCGCCTCCTGGCCACCCACGTGAGCCCGCCCCTGGACGGCTGCACCTACATGGGCTTGGATTCCGGAGCCCGGCCGGTCCAG CTGTCTCTCTTCTTCGACATTCTGCTCTGCATGGCCCGGGATGTGAGCCTGCAGGACTTCCTGCTCAGGCAGCCCCAGGAGACGGGCAGCGGGGACCCCGGCACCCAGAGCACTCTTCGGGCCGCCCGGACCTTGCTGTGGAAAGAGCTCCGAGACCAGCCCCTCACCATGG CCTATCTCCCCACCGGCTCCTACCGCTACCTGACAAACTCAGCCAGTGACTTCCTGCTCAGCCTCATGTTCCTGGGGGTCCCCGCCCAGGTGGTGCACTCGCAGGTGGAG GAGCCGCAGCTCCTGGGGGCCGGGAGTTCCGTGCTCAGCTGCCTGCTGGAGGGCCCTGTCCGCCTGGGTCCTGGGAGCGTCCTGCGGCACTGCCACCTGCGG GGTCCCCTTCACATCGGCCCCGGCTGCCTCGCCAGCGGCCTGGACGCGGCCCAGTCGGAGGCCTTGCAAGGCTGGGAGCTGCGGGACCTGGTTCTGCGGGGCCACTATGTGCGGCTGCAGGACACCCCCAGCCAGATCTTCACCCTCATGGGCCGTCTGGACAGTGGGGAG AGACGCCCAGGCACCTACCTCAACATGGCCTGGAGTGAGTTCTTCCGGAAGACTGGTGTTCG AGAGCAGGACCTGTGGGACCCCAGCGTGCCGCCCGCAGAGCGTTCCCTCCTCAGCGCCCGCCTCTTCCCGGTGCATCACTCCTCCAAGGCCCTGGGACCCCGAGACATGCTGTGGATGCTGGAACCCCCGGATGATGGGGGCGAGGCCCTGCAGACCTGGAGGGTCTCCCAGCGCCTGTCCTGGGAGCAGCTGCAGGCGTGCCTGGACCGCACGGCCACGCTGGCCTCCCGCCGGGCCCTGTTCTTCCGCCAGGCCCTGCAGAAGGCCCGGCACATGCTGGAGGCGCAGCAGGACCGCAGCCTGCGCCCGCTGATCAGGGCCGCCGTGGGCgagggctgccctgggcccctgctGGCCATGCTGGACCAGG TTGCAGCGGGTGTGGGGGACGCTGGCGTGGCGGCCCGGGCGCTGGCCTGTGTTGCCGACGTTCTGGGCTGCATGGCGGAGGGCCACGGCGGCTTACGAAGCGGGCCGGCTGCCAACCCCGAGTGGCTGCAGCCCTTCTGGACGCTGGAGCGCGGAGACCTGGCGGCGGGCGTGGCGGCGCTGGCCCGGGAGCGCGACAAGTGGCTGAGCAG GCCAGCCCTGCTAGTGCGAGCCGCCCGCCACTACGAGGGGGCCGGGCAGATCCTGATCCGCCAGGCGGTGATGTCGGCCCAGCGCTTTGTGTCCACGGAGCCCGTGGAGATGCCGGCATCCGGGCAGTGGGTGGTGGCAGAGTGCCCGGCGCGCGTGGATTTCTCTG ggggctggagcgacacgCCGCCCCTGGCCTACGAGCTGGGGGGTGCCGTGCTGGGCCTGGCTGTGCGGGTGGACGGACGCCGGCCCATAGGGGCCCGGGCCCGGCGCATCCCAGAGCCCGAACTGCGGCTGGCGGTGGGGCCTCGGCGGGACGAGATGACCTTGCGGATCGTCTGCCGGAGCCTGGAGGACCTGCGGGATCACTGCCAGCCGCACGCTCCAG GGGCCCTGCTGAAGGCGGCCTTCGTGTGCGCGGGGATCGTGCACCCGAGCTCTGGGCTCCCGCTGAGTGACCAGCTGCTGCGCGCCTTCGGGGGTGGCTTCGAGCTGCACACCTGGTCCGAGCTGCCCCACGGCTCTGGCCTTG gcACCAGCAGCATCCTGGCGGGTGCGGCCCTGGCGGCCGTGCAGCGGGCAGCAGGTCGAGCTGTGGGCGCCGAGGCCCTGGTCCACGCGGTACTGCACCTGGAGCAGGTGCTCACCACAG gaggtggctggcAGGACCAAGTGGGTGGCCTGATGCCCGGCATCAAGGTGGGCCGCTCCCGTGCCCGGCTGCCTCTGAAGGTGGAGGTGGAAGAGCTCGTGGTGCCCGAGGGCTTTGTCCAGACGCTCAACGACCACCTGCTCCTGGTGTACACCGGCAAGACCCGCCTGGCACGCAACCTGCTGCAG GATGTGCTGAGGAGCTGGTATGCCCGGCTGCCCGCCGTCGTCCAGAATGCCCACAGCCTGGTGCAGCACACGGAGCGGTGTGCCGAGGCCTTCCGCCAAG GGAGCCTGCCACTGCTCGGCCAGTGCCTGGCCACATACTGGGAGCAGAAGAAACTCATGGCTCCAGGCTGCGAGCCGCGTGCTGTGCGGAGACTCATGGATGTCCTGGCGCCCCACGTGCACGGCCAGAGCCTGGCGGGGGCGGGTGGCGGGGGCTTCCTCTACCTGCTGACCAAGGAGCCACGGCAGAAGGACGCTCTAGAGGCCGTGCTGGCCAAGGCTGAG GGCCTGGGGAACTACAGCGTCCACCTGGTGGAAGTGGACACTCAGGGCCTGAGCCTGCAGCTGCCGGGGAGTGAGGCGTCACCCTGA
- the COG4 gene encoding conserved oligomeric Golgi complex subunit 4 isoform X2 — protein sequence MITFTCNLAENVSSKVRQLDLAKNRLYQAIQRADDILDLKFCMDGVQTALRNEDYEQAAAHIHRYLCLDKSVIELSRQGKEGSMIDANLKALQKAEQRLRAIVTEKFELATREGDLPQVERFFKIFPLLGLHEDGLSKFSEYLCKQVASKAEENLQLVLGMDSSDRRAAVIFADTLTLLFEGIARIVETHQPIVETYYGPGKLYTMIKYLQVECDRQVEKVVDKFVQQRDYHQQFRHVQNNLMRNSTAEKIEPRELDPILTEVTLMNARSELYLRFLRKRISSDFEVGDSMASEEVKLEHQKCLDKLLNNCLLSCTMQELIGFYITMEEYFMRETVNKAVALDTCEKGQLTSSMVDDVFYIVKKCIGRALSSSSIDCLCAMINLATTELEADFRDVLCNKLRQGFPATTFQDIQRGVTSAVSLMHSSLQQGRFDTKGIESTDEAKLSFLVTLNNVEVCSENISTLKKTLESDCTKLFGQGIGGEQAQAKFDSCLSDLVAVSNKFRDLLQEGLAELNSTAIKPQVQPWINTFLSVSHNIEEEEFNDYEANDPWVQQFILNLEQQMAEFKASLSPVIYDSLTGLMTSLVAVELEKVVLKSSFNRLGGLQFDKELRSLVAYLTTVTTWTIRDKFARLSQMATILNLERVTEILDYWGANSGPLTWRLTPAEVRQVLALRTDFRSEDIKRLRL from the exons ATGATTACCTTTACCTGCAACCTAGCGGAGAACGTGTCCAGCAAAGTCCGTCAGCTTGACCTGGCCAAG AACCGTCTTTACCAAGCCATTCAGAGAGCGGACGACATCTTGGACCTGAAGTTCTGCATGGACGGAGTCCAGACGGCCCTGAGGAATGAGGATTACGAGCAGGCTGCCGCCCACATTCATCGCTATCTGTGCCTGGACAAGTCCGTCATTGAGCTCAGCCGACAGGGCAAAGAAG GGAGCATGATCGACGCCAACCTGAAGGCGCTGCAGAAGGCTGAGCAGCGTCTCCGAGCCATCGTCACAGAGAAGTTCGAGCTCGCCACCAGGGAGGGTGACCTGCCGCAGGTGGAGCGCTTCTTCAAGATCTTCCCGCTGCTCGGGCTGCACGAGGATGGCTTGAGCAAGTTCTCGGAGTACCTGTGCAAGCAG GTGGCCAGCAAGGCCGAGGAGAATCTGcagctggtgctggggatggactcGAGTGATCGGAGAGCAGCCGTCATCTTCGCGGACACGCTGACCCTCCTGTTTGAAG ggATCGCCCGCATTGTGGAGACCCACCAGCCAATAGTGGAGACCTACTATGGGCCGGGGAAGCTGTATACCATGATCAAGTATCTGCAGGTAGAATGTGACCGGCAGGTGGAGAAGGTGGTCGACAAGTTCGTCCAGCAGAGAGACTACCACCAGCAG TTCCGGCATGTCCAGAACAACCTGATGAGAAATTCTACAGCAGAAAAAATTGAACCAAG AGAGCTGGACCCCATCCTGACAGAGGTCACCCTGATGAATGCCCGCAGCGAGCTGTACTTGCGCTTCCTCAGAAAGAGAATCAGCTCTGACTTTGAGGTGGGGGACTCCATGGCCTCCGAAGAAGTCAAGCTGG AGCACCAGAAGTGTCTGGACAAGCTCCTTAATAACTGCCTGCTGAGCTGCACCATGCAGGAGCTGATCGGCTTCTACATCACCATGGAGGAGTACTTCATGAGGGAGACGGTCAATAAG GCTGTGGCCCTGGACACCTGTGAGAAGGGCCAGCTGACCTCCAGCATGGTGGACGATGTCTTCTACATCGTCAAGAAGTGCATTGGACGGGCTCTGTCCAGCTCCAGCATCGACTGTCTCTGTGCCATGATCAACCTCGCCACCACAGAGCTGGAGGCGGACTTCAG GGACGTCCTGTGTAACAAGCTGCGCCAGGGCTTCCCCGCCACCACCTTCCAGGACATCCAGCGCGGGGTGACCAGCGCCGTGAGCCTCATGCATAGCAGCCTCCAGCAGGGCAGGTTCGACACGAAGGGCATCGAGAGCACTGACGAGGCGAAGCTCTCCTTCCTG GTGACTCTCAACAACGTGGAGGTGTGCAGTGAGAATATCTCCACCCTGAAGAAGACGCTCGAG AGCGACTGCACCAAGCTGTTCGGCCAGGGCATCGGCGGGGAGCAGGCGCAGGCCAAGTTCGACAGTTGCCTTTCCGACCTGGTGGCCGTGTCCAACAAATTCCGAGACCTCTTGCAG GAGGGGCTGGCAGAGCTGAACAGCACAGCCATCAAGCCCCAGGTGCAGCCTTGGATCAACACCTTCCTCTCCGTCTCCCACAACATTGAGGAG GAGGAGTTCAACGACTACGAGGCCAACGACCCTTGGGTCCAGCAGTTCATCCTTAACCTGGAGCAGCAGATGGCCGAGTTCAAG GCCAGCCTGTCCCCGGTCATCTACGACAGTCTGACCGGCCTCATGACGAGCCTCGTTGCCGTGGAGCTGGAAAAAGTGGTGCTGAAATCCTCATTTAACCGG CTGGGCGGCCTGCAGTTTGACAAGGAGCTGCGCTCGCTCGTCGCCTACCTTACCACGGTCACCACCTGGACCATCCGGGACAAGTTTGCTCGGCTCTCGCAGATGGCCACCATCCTCAACCTGGAGCGG GTGACGGAGATCCTCGACTACTGGGGCGCCAACTCGGGCCCGCTGACATGGCGTCTCACCCCCGCGGAGGTCCGCCAGGTGCTGGCCCTGCGCACAGACTTCCGCAGCGAGGACATCAAGAGGCTGCGCCTGTAG